From one Cynocephalus volans isolate mCynVol1 chromosome X, mCynVol1.pri, whole genome shotgun sequence genomic stretch:
- the LOC134368626 gene encoding heat shock transcription factor, X-linked member 3-like, with translation MDSQDTEDRETELASSSGGEPASGVRPDPNLDPREVSDVQGDQAVGQDADSQNDEQPADQNQRASSVEEDSDPRTLSFPRRLWKIVEDDALESVRWDDDGHTVIIEQDLFQREILRRRGMDRIFETDSMKTFIRHMNRYGFSKTRAKTSSVHSLGNKKIMLYSNPNFQRDQPGLLENSHKKGDLRNTALPATCAPTAKRKKLVPTRHSLRIQHIKAKKEANSKSQGEAPNVQGPSNPQFSIFPGGTRSRGTVARHPLGNCSPEEPNDPSRGEDISVNVRFEPRADIVIMEGAGDPLPNLPLYPGIGLLMSLYDICYSTLMASLLEMSPSELPNEEQSEG, from the exons ATGGATAGTCAGGATACTGAAGACCGTGAAACCGAGCTCGCCTCATCTTCTGGTGGAGAGCCAGCAAGCGGGGTCCGACCAGATCCAAACCTGGATCCAAGGGAGGTATCAGATGTCCAAGGTGACCAAGCCGTGGGACAAGATGCAGACTCCCAAAATGATGAACAACCAGCAGATCAAAACCAACGGGCGTCCAGTGTGGAAGAGGACAGTGACCCCAGAACACTCTCCTTCCCGAGGAGGCTCTGGAAGATCGTTGAGGATGACGCTCTCGAGTCTGTGCGCTGGGATGATGATGGACACACCGTGATCATAGAGCAAGACCTTTTCCAGAGGGAAATTCTTCGCAGGAGAGGCATGGACAGGATTTTTGAAACAGACAGCATGAAAACCTTCATTCGCCACATGAACCGCTATGGATTCAGCAAAACACGAGCAAAAACCTCTTCAGTTCATTCTCTGGGGAACAAGAAAATTAtg cTTTACAGTAACCCCAATTTTCAGAGAGACCAGCCTGGGCTCCTTGAGAACAGCCACAAAAAAGGTGACCTCAGAAACACTGCTCTGCCAGCAACCTGTGCACCCACCGCAAAAAGAAAGAAGCTGGTACCTACGAGACATTCCCTGCGAATCCAACACATTAAGGCCAAGAAAGAAGCCAACAGCAAGTCCCAGGGGGAAGCCCCAAATGTCCAGGGACCCAGTAACCCTCAGTTCTCCATCTTCCCTGGGGGTACCCGGTCTAGGGGCACTGTTGCTAGACATCCCCTAGGAAATTGTTCCCCTGAAGAGCCAAATGATCCAAGCAGGGGGGAAGACATCTCTGTGAATGTTAGGTTTGAGCCCAGGGCTGACATTGTGATAATGGAAGGTGCAGGGGACCCGCTCCCCAACCTCCCACTTTACCCGGGAATTGGTCTCCTGATGTCTCTGTATGACATCTGTTATTCCACTCTGATGGCTTCCCTCTTAGAAATGTCTCCCAGTGAGCTGCCCAACGAGGAGCAGTCGGAGGGCTGA